A DNA window from Allokutzneria albata contains the following coding sequences:
- a CDS encoding GtrA family protein: MNFGKYDRIVRFAVVGAINTGVYYGLYLLFGQVAHYQVAHISAFLIAMVGSYFLSCYFTFKVRPTLRKFLLFPLSNATSFVVQTAGLYLLVDVIGMHEDYAPLITMAVSIPITYLVAKFVLTDRPAASPLAAAQQENPR; encoded by the coding sequence GTGAACTTCGGCAAGTACGACCGGATCGTCCGGTTCGCGGTCGTCGGCGCGATCAACACCGGCGTCTACTACGGCCTCTACCTGCTGTTCGGTCAGGTGGCGCACTACCAGGTGGCGCACATCTCGGCGTTCCTGATCGCGATGGTCGGCTCCTACTTCCTCAGCTGCTACTTCACCTTCAAGGTGCGGCCGACGCTGCGGAAGTTCCTGCTCTTCCCGTTGTCCAACGCCACGAGCTTCGTCGTGCAGACGGCGGGGCTGTACCTGCTCGTCGACGTGATCGGCATGCACGAGGACTACGCGCCGCTGATCACCATGGCCGTGTCCATCCCGATCACCTACCTGGTCGCGAAGTTCGTGCTCACCGATCGCCCAGCCGCGAGCCCACTGGCCGCCGCACAACAGGAGAACCCGCGGTGA
- a CDS encoding glycosyltransferase family 2 protein has product MRLSVVVPCFNEERGLQHLRDALSTVLPEAAEEFEVLLVDDGSSDGTLDELRRICSEDTRFRFIALSRNFGKEAAMLAGLSQATGDAVALMDADLQHPPELLAQMVELLGHGYDQVVARRTRKGDKPVRTFVSRLYYRLINKMVDVELKDGVGDFRVLSRRAVKALLSLGEYNRFSKGLFSWIGFDTAVVPYENVQRQHGETKWTFGKLLNYGIDGVVSFNSKPLRMAIYLGLLTTGLAFIYAVYVILDSIIGGVDTPGYATVMVGVILFGGLQLIFLGVMGEYLGRIYYESKRRPHFLVKESSGDTPVTVALGTEAMLASELASEHAELLQHVHNHPEATAK; this is encoded by the coding sequence GTGCGTCTGTCCGTAGTCGTGCCGTGCTTCAACGAGGAGCGCGGTCTTCAGCATCTCCGTGACGCGCTCAGCACGGTGCTGCCCGAGGCGGCCGAGGAGTTCGAGGTCCTGCTGGTCGACGACGGCAGCTCGGACGGCACCCTCGACGAACTGCGACGCATCTGCTCCGAGGACACCCGGTTCCGGTTCATCGCGCTCAGCCGCAACTTCGGCAAGGAAGCCGCGATGCTCGCCGGGCTCTCCCAGGCCACCGGCGACGCCGTCGCGCTGATGGACGCCGACCTCCAGCACCCGCCGGAGCTGCTGGCGCAGATGGTCGAACTGCTCGGCCACGGATACGACCAGGTGGTGGCGCGGCGCACGCGCAAGGGCGACAAGCCCGTGCGGACCTTCGTCTCCCGGCTCTACTACCGCCTGATCAACAAGATGGTGGACGTCGAGCTCAAGGACGGCGTCGGCGACTTCCGCGTGCTGTCCCGGCGCGCGGTCAAGGCGCTGCTGTCGCTCGGCGAGTACAACCGCTTCTCCAAGGGCCTGTTCTCCTGGATCGGCTTCGACACCGCGGTCGTGCCCTACGAGAACGTCCAGCGCCAGCACGGCGAGACCAAGTGGACCTTCGGCAAGCTGCTCAACTACGGCATCGACGGCGTGGTGTCGTTCAACAGCAAGCCGTTGCGGATGGCCATCTACCTCGGCCTGCTCACCACCGGCCTCGCCTTCATCTACGCGGTGTACGTCATCCTCGACTCGATCATCGGTGGTGTCGACACCCCCGGTTACGCCACCGTCATGGTCGGCGTGATCCTTTTCGGCGGGCTGCAACTGATCTTCCTCGGCGTGATGGGCGAGTACCTGGGCCGCATCTACTACGAGAGCAAGCGGCGCCCGCACTTCCTGGTCAAGGAGTCCAGCGGGGACACACCCGTCACCGTCGCGCTCGGCACCGAGGCGATGCTGGCCTCGGAGCTGGCCTCCGAGCACGCGGAGCTGCTGCAGCACGTCCACAACCACCCCGAGGCGACGGCGAAGTGA
- a CDS encoding PIG-L family deacetylase: MRRSGVSVVLAVVLAAALFSCTEPSPTPPPATSPGPAPEVRHLQVVAHQDDDILFMNPDVSTAIKVGQPVATVYLTAGEANVADTYGYAAKRQAGTRAAYARMARVRDDWRAEPLVLDRDHRVELYTLKERPSIQLVFVNLPENADAKALGGPRALVRLWQDRANFVRVRALKPTGGVEGVNCFYDRQSVIDTLVGLYAHFRPTVLRSQDTAPDRRYTGNWVPFHDHPDHVMAALFAREAADLYQRSGASPRFVSMNYRDYNVDEAPINITPEEQREKLDTFAAYVPYDDQVSMGGPYDAWARRTYYRWPRGVNWVATDQSGRRRAFAVLAGRLVRWTETDSDWTGPSPAPDAGGPLAPTISVAGQRVFARRQDTNDVLVLSESGWTNLGNPNRGGAREFEGGAPVAAVARGELSVFVRNGGGGVSMLTAPDGRTWPTRWADLGGSDVQDGIAVAANGTGWDLFAPTRQSVLRWSRRDGEAPRRDTAFRAPAPSGPLSATATDGDQTALAYRVTDSAAVAVVRTGSAPVLLPAPGGLGAPGLAWAGGRLSVFVRDRAAGVSVSTGGAWTPLPGQVAETPAISLRDNRITLFALGLDGRLQTSAQDAPGGAFRRWGALGS, encoded by the coding sequence ATGCGTCGCAGTGGGGTCTCGGTGGTTCTCGCGGTCGTTCTCGCGGCGGCGTTGTTCTCCTGCACGGAGCCGAGTCCCACACCACCGCCGGCGACATCCCCCGGTCCCGCTCCCGAAGTCCGTCACCTGCAGGTTGTCGCGCACCAGGACGACGACATCCTCTTCATGAACCCTGACGTCAGCACGGCCATAAAAGTTGGCCAGCCCGTCGCGACTGTGTACTTGACCGCAGGCGAGGCTAACGTTGCGGATACGTATGGTTACGCAGCGAAGCGCCAAGCGGGCACGCGCGCTGCTTACGCGCGAATGGCTCGCGTTCGTGATGACTGGCGAGCAGAACCGCTTGTTTTGGACCGCGATCACCGTGTGGAGCTTTACACCCTTAAAGAGCGCCCGAGCATTCAGCTGGTGTTCGTGAACCTCCCGGAGAACGCGGACGCGAAGGCACTAGGCGGCCCGCGCGCGCTCGTGCGCCTCTGGCAGGACCGCGCGAACTTCGTGCGCGTGCGCGCTCTCAAGCCCACGGGCGGAGTCGAAGGCGTCAACTGCTTCTACGACCGCCAGTCCGTGATCGACACGTTGGTCGGGCTCTACGCGCACTTCCGGCCCACGGTGCTCCGCTCGCAGGACACCGCGCCCGATCGCCGCTACACGGGGAACTGGGTCCCCTTCCACGACCACCCCGACCACGTGATGGCCGCGCTGTTCGCCAGGGAGGCCGCTGACCTCTACCAGCGCTCGGGCGCCAGTCCACGCTTCGTGTCGATGAACTACCGCGACTACAACGTGGACGAGGCACCGATCAACATCACGCCCGAGGAGCAGCGGGAGAAGCTGGACACCTTCGCCGCCTACGTCCCGTACGACGACCAGGTCAGCATGGGCGGCCCCTACGACGCGTGGGCCCGGCGCACGTACTACCGCTGGCCGCGCGGGGTGAACTGGGTGGCCACCGACCAGTCCGGGCGGCGGCGGGCGTTCGCCGTGCTCGCCGGGCGGCTCGTGCGGTGGACCGAGACCGACAGCGACTGGACCGGCCCGTCACCGGCCCCGGATGCCGGTGGACCGCTCGCGCCGACGATTTCCGTTGCGGGACAACGAGTTTTCGCGCGACGCCAGGACACCAACGATGTGCTCGTGCTGTCCGAGTCCGGCTGGACGAACCTCGGCAACCCCAACCGCGGCGGGGCGCGCGAGTTCGAGGGCGGCGCTCCGGTGGCGGCCGTGGCGCGGGGCGAGCTGTCGGTGTTCGTGCGCAACGGCGGCGGCGGGGTGAGCATGCTGACCGCGCCGGACGGCCGGACCTGGCCGACGCGGTGGGCCGACCTCGGCGGCTCCGACGTGCAGGACGGAATCGCGGTCGCGGCGAACGGCACCGGCTGGGATCTGTTCGCGCCGACCCGGCAAAGCGTGCTGCGCTGGTCCCGGCGGGACGGCGAAGCACCGCGACGCGACACCGCCTTCCGCGCTCCGGCTCCGAGCGGGCCGCTGTCGGCGACCGCGACCGACGGCGATCAGACCGCGCTGGCCTACCGGGTGACGGACTCGGCGGCCGTCGCGGTGGTCCGGACGGGCAGCGCGCCGGTCCTGCTGCCCGCGCCCGGCGGCCTCGGCGCCCCCGGCCTGGCGTGGGCGGGGGGCCGGCTGTCGGTGTTCGTCCGCGACCGCGCGGCCGGGGTCTCGGTCTCGACCGGCGGCGCGTGGACGCCGTTGCCGGGCCAGGTGGCGGAGACCCCAGCGATCTCGTTGCGCGACAACAGGATCACGCTGTTCGCACTCGGGCTGGACGGGCGTCTGCAGACCAGCGCGCAGGACGCGCCCGGTGGCGCGTTCCGGCGCTGGGGCGCGCTAGGAAGCTAG
- the glf gene encoding UDP-galactopyranose mutase gives MSFAGYDLIVVGSGLFGLTVAERVASQLDKRVLIIDRRDHIGGNAYSEAEPETGIEVHRYGAHLFHTSNKRVWDYVNQFTEFTDYQHRVFAMHKGQAYQFPMGLGLISQFLGKYMSPEDARKWVAEQASEIDSKDAKNLEEKAISLIGRPLYEAFVRDYTAKQWQTDPKELPAAVISRLPVRYTFNNRYFNDTYEGLPVNGYTAWLEKMADHPNIDVRLSTDFFDIKNEIPAGTPVVYTGPLDRYFDYSEGWLGWRTVDLEPEVLPIGDFQGTAVMNYNDADAPYTRIHEFRHFHPERDYPTDKTVIVREYSRAAEKEDEPYYPINTSEDRAKLERYRELAKAEAKNNKVLFGGRLGTYKYLDMHMAIGSALSMFDNKIAPYFTEGRAFDGSLED, from the coding sequence GTGAGCTTCGCAGGCTATGACCTGATTGTCGTCGGTTCCGGACTCTTCGGCCTTACGGTTGCCGAGCGCGTCGCCAGCCAGCTGGACAAGCGTGTGCTGATCATCGACCGCCGCGACCACATCGGAGGCAACGCCTACTCCGAGGCCGAGCCGGAGACTGGTATCGAGGTGCACCGCTACGGCGCCCACCTCTTCCACACGTCGAACAAACGCGTCTGGGACTACGTGAACCAGTTCACTGAGTTCACCGACTACCAGCACCGCGTGTTCGCCATGCACAAGGGGCAGGCGTACCAGTTCCCGATGGGCCTGGGCCTGATCTCGCAGTTCCTCGGCAAGTACATGTCGCCGGAGGACGCGAGGAAGTGGGTGGCCGAGCAGGCTTCCGAGATCGACTCCAAGGACGCGAAGAACCTGGAGGAGAAGGCGATCTCGCTCATCGGGCGCCCGCTGTACGAGGCGTTCGTGCGGGACTACACCGCGAAGCAGTGGCAGACCGATCCCAAGGAGCTGCCCGCCGCCGTCATCAGCCGCCTGCCGGTCCGCTACACCTTCAACAACCGGTACTTCAACGACACCTACGAGGGTCTGCCGGTCAACGGCTACACCGCGTGGCTGGAGAAGATGGCCGACCACCCGAACATCGACGTTCGGCTGAGCACGGACTTCTTCGACATCAAGAACGAGATCCCCGCGGGCACCCCGGTCGTCTACACCGGCCCGCTGGACCGGTACTTCGACTACTCCGAGGGCTGGCTGGGCTGGCGCACGGTCGACCTGGAGCCCGAGGTCCTGCCGATCGGCGACTTCCAGGGCACCGCGGTCATGAACTACAACGACGCGGACGCCCCGTACACCCGCATCCACGAGTTCCGGCACTTCCACCCGGAGCGCGACTACCCGACGGACAAGACGGTCATCGTCCGCGAGTACTCCCGCGCCGCGGAGAAGGAAGACGAGCCGTACTACCCGATCAACACCTCCGAGGACCGCGCCAAGCTCGAGCGGTACCGCGAGCTGGCCAAGGCAGAGGCCAAGAACAACAAGGTCCTCTTCGGCGGTCGCCTCGGCACCTACAAGTACCTCGACATGCACATGGCGATCGGATCCGCGCTGAGCATGTTCGACAACAAGATCGCGCCGTACTTCACCGAGGGTCGCGCGTTCGACGGTTCGCTGGAGGATTGA